The DNA sequence CGCAGTTCCTCGCGGGCGCCCCGCTCGTCTACACCGTGGGCCACTGGCTGGGCGGGATCACCGGCATGCTGGTGACTCCGCCGGTCGTCGGTGCGCTGGGGGTGCTCACCTTCGGAGGGCTGACTGCCCGCCTCGTGGGCCCGCGCTGGGCGCCCGCCGGTGCGCTGCTGCTGGCCGTGTGCCAGACGCAGCAGTGGATCAGCCGCTCCACTTACAGCGAGCCGGTGGCCCAGGTGCTGCTGCTGGGCGCGCTGGCGCTGGCCTTCGACGCGCTCACGAGACGCGTGCGGCTCGGCGGCTGGAGCAGGTGGCACACCCTCGCGGGCGCCGCCGGACTGGTCTTCGGGATGGGCCTGGTGGTGCGCGTCGACGCGCTGCGCGACCTGCTGCCGGTGGTGGCGTTCGCGGGCCTGCTGCTGCTCGCCCGGCGCGGCCAGGCGCTGCCGCTGCTGGGCGGTCTCGCGGTGGGCCTGGGCTACGGCGCCGTCGCCGGCTACGGCCTTTCCCGCCCCTACCTGGAGCACCTCTCGGCGTCGCTGAACCCGCTGCTGGCGATCAGCGCGGCGGTGCTCGTCTGCGTCGCCGCGGGTGTCGCCCTGCTGTGGCGGCGCGGCGTCCCCCGCGGCGACCGGCCGTCGTGGCTGCCCGCGGCCGCGGCCGTCGCCGTCGTCCTGGTGATGGCGGGGCTGGCGCTGCGCCCGCTGTTCTACACCGACCTCGGGCACGGCGACGAGGCCACGGCCGCCTACATCGGGCAGGTGCAGGAGATCGAGAACCTGCCGCAGAACCCCGACCGCACCTACTACGAGATGAGCCTGTACTGGGTGGGCTGGTACGTGGGCCTGAGCACGGTCCTGCTGGCGACGTTCGGCGCGGCGCTGCTCGTGCGGCGCATCATGCAGCACCGGGCGCAGCAGTGGGTGCTGCCCGCGATGGTGCTGTCCTGGACAGTGGTGACGACCCTGCTGCGGCCGGCCATCACCCCCGACCATCCGTGGGCGAGCCGGCGGCTGATCGTCCTGGTGCTTCCGGCCTTCATCCTGTTCGCGGTGTGGTTCACCGCCTGGCTGGCGCGTCGGGTGAACACCGATTCCGTAGGCGGGCGGGCCTGGCGGGGCCGGGCGATGTCGGCGACGGCGGCCGCCGTGGGCATCGGTGTGATGCTCGTGCCCACGGCAGTCACCGCCGCCGGGGTGATGACCTACCGCTCAGACGTGGGCAGCGTCGCCGCGACGAAGAAGCTGTGCGACGCCATACCTCCGGATGCCAGCGTCCTCATGGTCGACGGGGTCTACGGCGGCTACATGCAGCTGGTCCGCGGCATGTGCGGCGTACCCGTCGCCGGGCTCTCCTCGGCCGAGCCCGAACGCGACGTCGCGCGTATCATCGAGGAGATCGAGCAGCGCGGCCGCACACCCGTGCTCGCCGCATCGCAGCCGCGCCGCATCATCCCCCACATCTCCCCGGACACGCCCGTGCGCCACCCCTTCGACGTCCACACCACGCAGGATCCCAGCACCCTGATGAAGCCGCCCTCGGGCGGATGGATCTTCGACGGCGACGTGTGGATCGCCGTCGTGCCCTGAACGTCCCATGCGGCGGCACAGCTATCCTGAACCCCACCGTGAGCGAGATGACCCCGAACGAAGACAGTGCGCCGGAGCGGACGCCCGATGTCACCGTCGTGCTGCCCTGCTTCAACGAGCAGGACCACGTCATCAAGGAGGTCGAGCGCGTCTGCGCCGCGATGGACGCCTCGAACCACTCCTACGAGGTGCTGACGGTCGACGACGCCTCAACCGACGACACCCTCGCGCTGCTGCGCGAGGCCGAGCCGCTCTTCCCGCACCTGCGGGTGATCTCCTTCGGCCACAACGGGGGAGCGGGCACGGTGCGCCGCATCGGCACCCAGCGCGCCCGCGGGCGCGTCGTCGTGTGGACCGACGCCGACATGACCTACCCCAACGAGCGGATTCCCGAGCTGGTGGACGTACTCGCGGCCAACCCCGACATCGACCAGGTCGTCGGGGCCCGCACGCAGGAGTCGGGCAGCCACCGCCTGCTGCGCGTGCCCATGAAGTGGCTGATCCGCAAGCTCGCCGAGCGCCTGACCAATACCCGCATCCCCGACCTCAACTCGGGCCTGCGCGCCTTCCGCCGCGAGGTGGCGCTGCCCTATCTGCGCCTGCTGCCACCCGGATTCTCGTGTGTGACGACGATCACTCTGGCGTTCCTGTCCAACCAGCACCTCGTGCACTACATGCCGATCGACTACGCCAAGCGGTCGGGTAAGTCGAAGTTCCACTTCGTGCGCGACGCCTACCGGTATCTGCTGCAGGTGCTGCGGATGGTCATGTACTTCAACCCGCTCAAGGTGCTGATGCCGCTCGCGCTGTGGCTCCTGGGCATCGGCGCGGCCAAGTTCGTCTTCGACCAGGTGCGGGAGCCGCTCTACATCCCCAACAACACCATCATGCTGCTGACCAGCGGACTGATCGTGGCGGCCATGGCGCTGCTGGCCGACCTGATCGTGCGCTCGCGCGACGGCGCCTGAGGCCGGCATGCGCATCAGCCTGGTAGGTCCGGCGCACCCCTACAAGGGCGGCGGCGCGCGCCACACCACCGAGTTGGCCCGCGAACTGGCGGTGCGCGGGCACACGGTCGCCATCGAGTCGTGGCGGGCGCAGTACCCCGAACGGCTCTACCCCGGTCGCCAGACCGTCGACGCCCCGGAGGGCGAGCTTTTCGGCGACACCCGGCGCCACCTCTCGTGGAACCGGCCGCTGGGGTGGTGGCGCACCGGCCGCCGCGCAGGCGCGGAGGCCGACCTGGTCGTCGTGACCGTGCTGATCCCCGCACAGGCCGTGCCCTACCTGGGCATCCTGGCCGGGGTGGGAGCGCGGGCACGCACGCTCGCGTTGTGCCACAACGTGCTGCCGCACGAGCGGCGCCCCGGCGACACCGCGCTCATGCGCATGCTGCTGCGGCGCGTCGACGCGGTGCTGGCGCACTCCCCCGAGCAGGCCCGGCTGGTCCGAGGGCTCGTCGGCGACGGGGCGTCGGCGCGCTGGGCA is a window from the Streptomonospora litoralis genome containing:
- a CDS encoding glycosyltransferase family 2 protein, yielding MTPNEDSAPERTPDVTVVLPCFNEQDHVIKEVERVCAAMDASNHSYEVLTVDDASTDDTLALLREAEPLFPHLRVISFGHNGGAGTVRRIGTQRARGRVVVWTDADMTYPNERIPELVDVLAANPDIDQVVGARTQESGSHRLLRVPMKWLIRKLAERLTNTRIPDLNSGLRAFRREVALPYLRLLPPGFSCVTTITLAFLSNQHLVHYMPIDYAKRSGKSKFHFVRDAYRYLLQVLRMVMYFNPLKVLMPLALWLLGIGAAKFVFDQVREPLYIPNNTIMLLTSGLIVAAMALLADLIVRSRDGA